Proteins from a genomic interval of Nostoc sp. TCL240-02:
- a CDS encoding MbtH family NRPS accessory protein: protein MYQNETEDITIYKVVVNHEEQYSIWFANRENPLGWKDVGKIGLKQECLEYIKEVWTDMRPLSLKKKME, encoded by the coding sequence ATGTATCAAAACGAAACAGAAGACATCACAATTTACAAAGTTGTAGTAAATCACGAAGAACAATATTCAATCTGGTTTGCCAACCGAGAAAACCCTCTTGGCTGGAAAGATGTGGGCAAAATTGGTCTCAAGCAAGAATGCCTGGAATATATTAAGGAAGTATGGACAGATATGAGACCTCTAAGCCTCAAGAAGAAAATGGAATAA
- a CDS encoding rhodanese-like domain-containing protein, translated as MNQISVQELAQRLSSGDGSIQLVDVREPEELAIASIEGFVNLPLSQFAEWGDEVPTLFNPQAETLVLCHHGMRSAQMCQWLIAQGFTNVQNISGGIDAYSILVDHSIPQY; from the coding sequence ATGAACCAGATTAGTGTACAAGAACTCGCACAACGTCTTTCCTCTGGTGATGGAAGTATACAGCTAGTCGATGTGCGAGAACCAGAAGAATTGGCGATCGCTAGCATTGAGGGCTTTGTCAACCTACCCTTGAGTCAATTTGCCGAATGGGGAGATGAAGTACCTACCCTCTTCAATCCCCAAGCTGAAACCCTTGTGTTATGCCACCACGGTATGCGCTCTGCCCAAATGTGCCAGTGGTTAATTGCTCAAGGTTTTACAAATGTGCAAAATATTTCGGGTGGTATTGATGCTTACTCCATCTTAGTAGACCATTCAATTCCCCAGTATTAG
- a CDS encoding RibD family protein, with the protein MSAIQTTVVIAMTVDGKISSVDPQAGGNPDAADQAHVEYEVSLADLILVGAGTIRAGDVIFSIRNPELLAARETRGQSRQPIVCVVSGSLDLSLDSPFLSEDIERWIFTTRAGLERSSDTTSLQKLAELIDLGDTDLDWNRAYSLMAERGIHKVVALGGGYLTASLVKAGRIDDWWLTIWPVIYGGKDAPTPVEGEGFISTAAPHLELVETRQVGSELFLHYQTIK; encoded by the coding sequence ATGTCAGCTATCCAAACAACTGTAGTTATTGCCATGACGGTCGATGGAAAGATTAGCTCCGTAGATCCTCAAGCAGGCGGTAATCCTGATGCAGCCGATCAAGCACACGTAGAGTATGAAGTCTCACTTGCTGATCTAATCCTGGTAGGAGCAGGAACGATTCGGGCTGGAGACGTAATTTTTTCAATTCGCAATCCCGAATTATTAGCAGCGCGCGAGACTCGGGGTCAGTCTCGCCAGCCTATTGTTTGTGTTGTCTCAGGTTCCCTTGACCTATCGCTGGACTCCCCTTTTTTGAGCGAAGACATTGAGCGATGGATATTTACGACACGGGCTGGTTTGGAGCGCAGTTCTGATACAACAAGTTTGCAAAAACTGGCTGAATTAATTGATTTGGGAGATACAGACCTGGACTGGAATCGAGCCTACAGCTTGATGGCAGAGCGCGGTATTCACAAGGTCGTTGCTTTGGGAGGAGGCTATTTAACAGCATCTCTAGTAAAGGCTGGGCGAATTGACGATTGGTGGTTGACAATCTGGCCCGTCATTTATGGAGGAAAGGACGCTCCCACCCCGGTGGAAGGAGAAGGTTTTATTTCCACTGCTGCTCCTCATCTGGAACTCGTCGAAACTCGTCAAGTTGGAAGTGAGTTGTTTTTACACTACCAGACGATCAAGTAA
- a CDS encoding class I SAM-dependent methyltransferase, with amino-acid sequence MSYYLEGIDSSDRAKYVDQHNYSEAITFYKRGIETDPNLMSNYWHICLALLLQGEESEARATWLSLIEQADDIDKINSWTLEIVELLTAEAIKREAVSDLEVAQKMHGYAAIARGEAWKKVKGYKFTTDWFIENLPTWEQYLIHLANQPEINVLEIGSWEGMSACWLLDNILTHESSRITCIDTFEGSVEHKFEYDDSYIQSVEERFDFNISQTNALDKVTKIIGNSQDVMRSLPLNNYDILYIDGSHLATDVLTDAILGWGLVKVGGIIIFDDYDFQFHDSGNTEQDTKIGIDAFLKVFYKKVNIVHQAHQVIVEKK; translated from the coding sequence ATGAGTTATTACTTAGAAGGAATCGACTCTTCCGATAGAGCTAAATATGTAGATCAACATAATTATAGTGAAGCAATCACTTTTTATAAGCGAGGCATTGAAACTGATCCTAATCTGATGTCTAATTATTGGCATATATGCTTGGCGCTACTACTTCAAGGAGAAGAATCAGAGGCTAGGGCTACTTGGTTATCGCTGATAGAGCAAGCAGATGATATAGATAAAATTAATTCTTGGACACTAGAAATTGTTGAGTTACTAACGGCAGAAGCTATAAAACGCGAAGCTGTTTCTGACTTGGAGGTTGCTCAAAAAATGCACGGTTATGCTGCCATCGCACGAGGTGAAGCATGGAAAAAAGTCAAAGGATATAAGTTTACAACTGATTGGTTTATTGAAAATCTTCCAACCTGGGAACAGTATCTAATACACTTAGCTAATCAGCCTGAAATTAATGTTCTAGAAATCGGTAGTTGGGAAGGTATGTCTGCTTGTTGGCTTTTAGATAACATTCTTACTCATGAATCATCAAGGATCACCTGCATAGATACCTTTGAGGGAAGCGTTGAACACAAATTTGAGTATGACGACAGTTATATTCAATCTGTTGAGGAAAGATTCGATTTCAATATTTCTCAAACCAACGCTTTAGACAAGGTAACAAAAATTATTGGTAACTCCCAAGATGTAATGCGATCGCTCCCTTTGAATAATTACGATATCCTTTATATTGATGGTTCACATTTAGCGACTGATGTCCTTACCGATGCTATTTTGGGTTGGGGACTTGTCAAGGTTGGAGGCATCATTATTTTTGATGACTATGATTTTCAATTCCATGATAGTGGAAATACCGAACAAGACACAAAAATTGGCATAGATGCTTTTTTGAAAGTATTTTATAAAAAAGTCAATATAGTTCATCAAGCTCATCAAGTTATAGTTGAGAAAAAATGA
- the psbA gene encoding photosystem II q(b) protein produces MTTTLQQRSSANVWDRFCEWITSTNNRIYIGWFGVVMIPTLLAATACFVVAFIAAPPVDIDGIREPVAGSLIYGNNIISGAVVPSSNAIGLHFYPIWEAASLDEWLYNGGPYQLVVFHFLIGVFCYLGREWELSYRLGMRPWIAIAYSAPVAAATAVFLVYPIGQGSFSDGMPLGISGTFNFMIVFQAEHNILMHPFHQLGVAGVFGGSLFSAMHGSLVTSSLVRETTETESQNYGYKFGQEEETYNIVAAHGYFGRLIFQYASFNNSRSLHFFLAAWPVIGIWFTALGVSTMAFNLNGFNFNQSIIDSEGRVIATWADVINRANLGMEVMHERNAHNFPLDLASAESAPVALTAPAING; encoded by the coding sequence ATGACAACAACCTTACAGCAGCGCTCAAGCGCCAACGTATGGGATCGATTCTGTGAATGGATCACCAGCACCAACAACCGGATTTACATTGGTTGGTTCGGCGTAGTCATGATACCCACCTTGCTAGCCGCAACAGCTTGCTTCGTAGTCGCCTTCATCGCTGCACCACCAGTAGACATCGATGGAATCCGCGAACCAGTAGCAGGTTCTTTGATTTACGGAAACAATATCATCTCCGGTGCAGTAGTACCTTCCTCCAACGCCATCGGTTTGCACTTCTACCCAATTTGGGAAGCAGCATCCTTAGATGAGTGGTTGTACAACGGTGGTCCTTACCAATTGGTAGTATTCCACTTCCTGATTGGCGTATTCTGCTACTTAGGTCGTGAATGGGAACTATCCTACCGCTTAGGTATGCGTCCTTGGATTGCAATTGCATATTCTGCACCTGTTGCAGCAGCAACCGCAGTATTCTTGGTATACCCAATCGGACAAGGTTCCTTCTCAGACGGTATGCCTTTAGGAATCTCAGGAACATTCAACTTCATGATCGTGTTCCAAGCAGAACACAACATCTTGATGCACCCCTTCCACCAACTAGGTGTAGCTGGTGTATTCGGCGGAAGCTTGTTCAGTGCAATGCACGGTTCACTAGTAACCTCATCTTTGGTTCGTGAAACAACTGAGACTGAATCACAAAACTACGGTTACAAATTCGGTCAAGAAGAAGAAACCTACAACATCGTTGCAGCCCACGGCTACTTCGGTCGTCTAATCTTCCAATACGCTTCCTTCAACAACAGCCGTTCACTGCACTTCTTCCTCGCAGCGTGGCCTGTAATCGGCATCTGGTTCACCGCCTTGGGTGTAAGCACAATGGCGTTCAACTTGAACGGTTTCAACTTCAACCAATCAATCATTGACTCTGAAGGTCGTGTGATTGCGACTTGGGCGGATGTAATCAACCGTGCTAACCTGGGTATGGAAGTAATGCACGAGCGTAACGCTCACAACTTCCCTCTAGATTTGGCATCTGCTGAATCTGCTCCTGTTGCTCTAACTGCTCCTGCTATTAACGGTTAA
- the hrcA gene encoding heat-inducible transcriptional repressor HrcA: MEVQLTNRQQHILWATVRHYIATAEPVGSKALGEEYDLGVSSATIRNVMGVLEKSGLLYQPHASAGRVPSDSGYRIYVDQLITPSLRSRSMSQTDATRTETLGREIEMALQKHLHWEDRSLETLLQGAAQILATLSGCISLITIPQTTTALLRHLQLVQIEAGRIMLIVVTDGYETHSKLMDLSPIPEETQRDSEVVDRELQIVSNFLNTHLRGRSLLELANLNWSELDQEFQRYGEFLKNSVAELTHRTLAPTATQIMVRGVSEVLRQPEFSQLQQVQTIIHLLEEEQDQLWRLIFEEPELEDVGKSKVTVRIGAENPLEPIRTCTLISSTYRRGSIPVGSVGVLGPTRLDYESAIAVVASAADYLSEAFNYFNP, encoded by the coding sequence ATGGAAGTCCAGTTAACAAATCGGCAACAGCATATACTTTGGGCAACGGTACGTCACTACATTGCTACGGCAGAGCCTGTTGGTTCAAAGGCTTTGGGCGAAGAGTACGACCTGGGTGTAAGTTCAGCCACAATTCGCAATGTGATGGGTGTTTTAGAAAAATCTGGATTACTCTACCAACCACACGCTTCTGCTGGACGTGTACCTTCAGATTCAGGCTATCGCATTTATGTTGACCAGCTAATTACACCTTCTCTGCGTTCGCGTAGCATGTCGCAGACAGACGCTACGCGGACAGAAACTTTAGGGCGAGAAATAGAGATGGCATTACAAAAGCATCTCCACTGGGAAGATCGGAGTTTAGAAACCCTACTGCAAGGAGCCGCGCAAATTTTAGCAACCTTGAGTGGTTGCATTAGCTTGATAACTATACCGCAAACTACAACAGCGCTATTGCGACATCTGCAACTAGTGCAAATTGAAGCTGGGCGGATTATGTTAATTGTTGTTACGGATGGTTATGAGACACATTCCAAGTTAATGGATTTGTCGCCAATACCAGAAGAGACACAACGAGATTCAGAAGTAGTCGATCGCGAGTTGCAGATTGTTTCTAACTTTTTGAATACCCACTTGCGGGGGCGAAGTCTGTTGGAATTAGCCAACCTCAACTGGAGCGAACTAGATCAGGAATTCCAACGCTACGGAGAATTCTTGAAAAATTCAGTTGCCGAATTGACTCATCGCACTCTTGCGCCGACTGCCACACAAATTATGGTTCGAGGTGTGTCAGAAGTTTTGCGCCAGCCAGAATTTTCCCAGTTACAGCAGGTACAAACGATTATCCACCTGCTGGAAGAAGAACAAGACCAACTATGGCGATTAATATTTGAGGAACCAGAGCTTGAAGATGTGGGTAAGTCAAAAGTAACGGTTCGCATTGGTGCAGAAAATCCATTAGAACCGATCCGCACCTGTACTTTAATTTCTTCCACCTATCGCCGAGGTTCAATACCTGTAGGAAGTGTGGGAGTTTTGGGCCCAACCCGCCTAGATTATGAAAGTGCGATCGCAGTTGTGGCATCTGCTGCTGATTACCTCTCTGAAGCCTTCAATTATTTCAATCCTTAA
- a CDS encoding acylase — protein sequence MFISEIKLLGFIGLKSNGNKHYILRVLPFLLALIFVLVVGNQSLSSSPKTTEILWDTYGVPHIYGKDNQSAFQAFGWAQMQSHGNLLLHLYGQARGRAAEYWGEKYLESDHWVQTMGVPERSHSWYLAQSPKFRRYLDAFASGINAYAEKHKDLIADEVEIVLPVKGEDVLAHQMRVLNFTFIANPEEVAGVSKQQSKPGSNGWAIAPSHSENGHAMLLANPHLPWSDLFLWYEAHITAPGINAYGATLVGIPVLAIAFNDNLGWTHTVNTYDGWDNYELKLADRGYRFDGQVRAFKTKTLSLKVKQKDGTLHSQKLVVKSSIHGPVISRKDGKAVALRVVGLDQPGVLQQWWDMARSQNLTQFQAVLQRLQLPMFTVMYADREGHIMHLFNGQVPIRQQGNFEYWQGLIPGDTSKTLWSKTHPYQDLPRVIDPKSGWLQNTNDPPWTTTFPQVLNPDNYPPYMAPRGPMEFRSQRTVEMLAEDDKISFDEMVSYKHSTRMELADRLLDDLIPAARKYGSELARRSADVLSAWDRQTNADSRGAVLFAAWVDAIDFDSVFSKPWSEDSPLTTPDGLANPQSAVTTLSTVAAKVEKTYGNLDVAWGDVFRLQSGDVDLPANGGDGGLGIFRVLNFVPLSDGRFKSVSGDSYVAAIEFSQPVKAMALTSYGNATQPGLASAGDQLKLFARKQLRQVWFSHQDVLSHLAERKVF from the coding sequence ATGTTTATTAGCGAAATAAAGTTGCTTGGTTTTATAGGTTTAAAGTCGAATGGCAATAAACACTATATCTTGAGAGTTTTACCTTTTTTACTCGCGCTCATCTTTGTTTTAGTAGTAGGAAACCAAAGCCTTAGCTCTTCACCAAAAACAACTGAAATACTTTGGGATACTTATGGTGTACCGCATATTTATGGCAAGGATAACCAAAGTGCCTTTCAAGCTTTCGGTTGGGCGCAGATGCAGAGTCATGGCAACCTGCTTTTGCATCTCTACGGTCAAGCACGGGGAAGGGCCGCCGAATATTGGGGAGAAAAGTATCTAGAATCAGATCATTGGGTACAAACTATGGGAGTACCAGAACGATCGCATTCTTGGTATTTGGCCCAAAGTCCTAAATTTCGCCGTTATCTTGATGCTTTTGCCAGTGGAATTAACGCTTATGCTGAGAAACACAAGGATTTGATTGCTGATGAAGTTGAGATTGTCTTGCCAGTCAAAGGCGAGGATGTGCTGGCTCACCAAATGCGGGTACTGAATTTCACTTTTATTGCCAATCCAGAAGAAGTTGCAGGTGTCAGTAAACAGCAGTCAAAACCAGGATCTAATGGTTGGGCGATCGCACCATCACATTCTGAAAATGGTCATGCTATGCTTCTGGCTAACCCACATCTGCCTTGGTCAGATTTATTTCTGTGGTATGAAGCACATATTACTGCACCAGGAATTAATGCTTACGGGGCAACACTGGTAGGAATTCCCGTTTTAGCGATCGCCTTTAATGATAATTTGGGTTGGACTCATACAGTAAACACCTATGATGGCTGGGATAACTACGAACTAAAACTAGCCGATCGTGGTTATCGCTTCGATGGTCAAGTCCGAGCCTTTAAGACAAAAACCCTATCTTTGAAAGTCAAGCAAAAAGACGGTACTCTGCACTCACAAAAACTTGTAGTGAAAAGTTCTATCCACGGGCCAGTCATATCACGAAAAGATGGTAAAGCTGTGGCACTGCGTGTTGTGGGTCTTGACCAACCAGGTGTACTACAGCAGTGGTGGGATATGGCACGTTCCCAAAACCTCACCCAGTTTCAAGCTGTCCTGCAACGATTACAACTACCGATGTTTACAGTGATGTATGCAGACAGAGAAGGGCATATTATGCACCTCTTTAACGGTCAAGTACCAATTCGTCAACAAGGCAATTTTGAATACTGGCAAGGTTTAATACCTGGCGACACATCTAAAACCTTATGGTCAAAAACTCATCCATATCAGGATCTACCGCGCGTAATTGATCCAAAAAGCGGCTGGTTACAAAATACAAATGACCCACCTTGGACAACAACCTTTCCCCAGGTTCTCAATCCAGATAATTATCCGCCTTATATGGCACCACGCGGGCCAATGGAGTTTAGATCGCAACGTACTGTGGAGATGTTAGCAGAGGATGACAAAATCTCTTTTGATGAGATGGTTTCCTATAAACATTCAACACGTATGGAACTAGCAGATCGCCTTTTGGATGACTTGATTCCAGCAGCCCGGAAGTACGGAAGCGAATTAGCTCGTCGATCTGCTGATGTACTGTCAGCTTGGGATCGACAAACCAATGCAGATAGCCGAGGTGCAGTACTATTCGCTGCTTGGGTAGATGCGATAGACTTCGATAGTGTATTTAGCAAACCCTGGAGTGAAGACTCTCCACTGACTACACCTGATGGCTTGGCTAATCCTCAAAGTGCAGTCACAACACTCTCAACTGTTGCAGCTAAGGTGGAAAAAACCTATGGAAACCTAGATGTAGCGTGGGGAGATGTTTTCCGGTTACAGTCTGGTGATGTCGATTTGCCTGCAAATGGTGGCGATGGCGGACTTGGTATTTTCCGGGTTCTCAATTTTGTTCCACTATCAGACGGACGCTTCAAATCTGTTTCTGGTGATTCTTATGTTGCTGCGATTGAATTTTCTCAACCTGTAAAAGCGATGGCGCTTACCAGTTATGGTAATGCAACTCAACCAGGTTTAGCCTCTGCTGGCGATCAGTTAAAATTGTTCGCCCGCAAGCAGTTGCGGCAAGTTTGGTTCTCACACCAGGATGTTCTATCCCATTTGGCTGAACGCAAGGTATTTTAA